A portion of the Rhodopseudomonas sp. BAL398 genome contains these proteins:
- a CDS encoding acetyl-CoA C-acetyltransferase yields the protein MADAYIIDAVRTPRGIGKVGKGALAEHHPQHLAATVLRAIAERNKLDTADVDDVIWSTSTQRGKQGGDLGRMAALDAGYDIKASGTTLDRFCGGGITAVNFAAAQIMSGMEDVVIAGGTEMMSLTGAMAAEDMAAGKPPLGMGSGNKRLNAVHPQSHQGICGDAIASMEGISREALDALGLESQRRAAIAIKEGRFDKSLVPVTDDAGNVVLAKDEFPRPNTTAEGLAALKPAFTAMADYPLDAEGSTYRKQITQKYPDLKIEHVHHAGNSSGVVDGAAAVLLTSKEYAEKHGLKPRARIVAMANIGDDPTLMLNAPVPAARKVLAKAGLTVDDIDLWEINEAFAVVAEKFIRDLKLDRDKVNVNGGAIALGHPIGATGAILIGTVLDELERRGLKRGLVTMCAAGGMAPAIIIERV from the coding sequence ATGGCCGACGCCTATATCATCGACGCAGTCCGCACCCCTCGTGGCATCGGCAAGGTCGGCAAAGGCGCACTCGCCGAGCATCATCCCCAACATCTGGCCGCCACCGTGCTGCGCGCCATCGCCGAGCGCAACAAGCTCGACACCGCCGACGTCGACGACGTGATCTGGTCGACCTCGACCCAGCGCGGCAAGCAGGGCGGCGATCTCGGCCGGATGGCGGCGCTCGACGCCGGCTACGACATCAAGGCCTCCGGCACCACGCTGGACCGCTTCTGCGGCGGCGGCATCACGGCGGTGAATTTCGCCGCGGCGCAGATCATGTCCGGCATGGAAGACGTGGTGATCGCCGGCGGCACCGAAATGATGTCGCTCACGGGCGCGATGGCCGCCGAGGACATGGCCGCCGGCAAGCCGCCGCTCGGCATGGGCAGCGGCAACAAGCGGCTCAACGCGGTGCATCCGCAGTCGCATCAGGGCATCTGCGGCGACGCCATCGCCTCGATGGAAGGCATTTCTCGGGAAGCGCTCGACGCGCTCGGGCTGGAAAGCCAGCGCCGCGCCGCGATCGCCATCAAGGAAGGCCGCTTCGACAAGAGCCTGGTGCCGGTCACCGACGACGCCGGCAATGTGGTGCTGGCCAAGGACGAATTCCCGCGCCCGAACACCACCGCCGAAGGCCTCGCGGCGCTGAAGCCGGCCTTCACCGCGATGGCCGACTATCCGCTCGACGCCGAGGGCTCGACCTATCGCAAGCAGATCACCCAGAAATATCCCGACCTGAAGATCGAGCACGTCCACCACGCTGGCAATTCCTCGGGCGTGGTCGATGGCGCCGCCGCCGTGCTGCTGACCTCGAAAGAATATGCCGAGAAGCACGGCCTCAAGCCGCGCGCGCGCATCGTGGCGATGGCCAATATCGGCGACGACCCGACCCTGATGTTGAACGCGCCGGTGCCCGCCGCCCGCAAGGTGCTGGCCAAGGCCGGCCTCACCGTCGACGACATCGATCTGTGGGAAATCAACGAGGCCTTCGCGGTGGTCGCTGAGAAATTCATCCGCGACCTCAAGCTCGACCGCGACAAGGTCAACGTCAATGGCGGCGCCATCGCGCTCGGCCACCCGATCGGCGCCACCGGCGCCATCCTGATCGGCACCGTGCTCGACGAGTTGGAACGCCGCGGGTTGAAGCGCGGGTTGGTGACGATGTGCGCGGCGGGCGGCATGGCGCCGGCGATTATCATCGAGCGGGTGTGA
- a CDS encoding DUF1236 domain-containing protein: MKQSTQRYLPLALAASLMLSGVSTALAGSMSRADDSMSHATTGSAKASGKLTLSAAQNKTLWNDLSADASKQNAPASFLGNVGERVPSGLETQALPAKAASDVPMVKNYHYAMLQDKIVLVNPKTKRVAGVIRQ; the protein is encoded by the coding sequence ATGAAGCAATCCACCCAGCGATATCTGCCGCTCGCGCTTGCCGCGTCGCTGATGCTCTCCGGCGTCTCAACCGCGTTGGCCGGAAGCATGTCGCGCGCCGATGACAGCATGTCGCATGCGACCACCGGATCCGCCAAAGCCAGCGGCAAGTTGACGCTGTCGGCGGCACAGAACAAGACTTTGTGGAATGATCTCAGCGCCGACGCCAGCAAGCAGAATGCGCCGGCGAGCTTCCTCGGCAATGTCGGCGAGAGGGTGCCGAGCGGCCTCGAGACCCAGGCGCTCCCCGCCAAGGCGGCCAGTGACGTGCCGATGGTGAAGAACTATCACTATGCGATGCTGCAGGACAAAATCGTGCTGGTGAATCCGAAGACCAAGCGGGTCGCCGGGGTGATCCGGCAGTAA
- a CDS encoding addiction module antidote protein yields the protein MVRARVFDAADYLDSPEMIAAYLNEAFASEDPALIAKAIGAVARAQGMTDVAEKAGLSRENLYRALGGDAKPEFATVLKVLHALGIDLVAQTRVV from the coding sequence ATGGTGAGAGCGCGAGTCTTCGACGCGGCCGACTATCTCGATAGTCCGGAGATGATCGCCGCCTATCTCAACGAGGCTTTTGCATCCGAAGATCCGGCGCTGATCGCCAAGGCGATCGGCGCCGTGGCGCGCGCACAGGGCATGACCGATGTCGCGGAAAAGGCCGGCCTGTCGCGAGAAAATCTCTATCGTGCACTCGGCGGCGACGCCAAGCCGGAATTCGCCACCGTGCTCAAGGTCCTGCACGCGCTGGGGATCGATCTGGTGGCGCAGACCCGGGTGGTGTAA
- a CDS encoding type II toxin-antitoxin system RelE/ParE family toxin: MIRSFRDTATARLFADQDVPRFRAIERQARRKLLWLDGAGKLNDLRQPPGNRLEALKGDRRGQYSIRINDQWRICFEWHDDGAEMVEIVDYH; the protein is encoded by the coding sequence ATGATCCGCTCGTTCCGGGATACGGCAACTGCGCGGCTGTTCGCGGACCAGGACGTGCCACGCTTTCGTGCCATCGAACGGCAAGCCCGTCGCAAGCTGCTGTGGCTGGACGGCGCGGGAAAGCTCAACGATCTGCGGCAGCCGCCCGGCAACCGTCTCGAAGCTCTCAAGGGCGATCGCCGCGGACAATATTCAATCCGCATCAACGATCAGTGGCGGATCTGTTTCGAATGGCATGATGACGGCGCAGAGATGGTCGAGATCGTGGACTATCACTAG
- a CDS encoding type II toxin-antitoxin system YhaV family toxin, with amino-acid sequence MIVNGWTIYCHPLFLDQLARLIAGVERDRQKDPADYTRRSNIKLLNAIRAIMLERIPQDPTDKRYRLGGTLGENRKHWFRDKFGNGRFRLFFRFDLRAKIIVYVWVNDETTLRTYGAKSDAYAVFASMLKDGNPPDSWDRLLQASRDPEVLKRTAEIMNKPGEDSM; translated from the coding sequence ATGATCGTCAACGGCTGGACGATCTATTGTCATCCGCTGTTTCTGGATCAACTGGCGCGGCTGATCGCAGGCGTCGAACGCGACAGGCAGAAGGATCCGGCGGACTACACCAGACGATCCAACATTAAGCTGCTGAATGCGATCCGGGCGATCATGCTGGAACGGATTCCGCAGGACCCGACCGACAAACGCTATCGGCTCGGCGGCACGCTCGGTGAGAATCGAAAACACTGGTTTCGCGACAAGTTCGGTAACGGCCGGTTCCGGCTGTTCTTCCGCTTCGATCTGCGCGCCAAGATCATCGTCTATGTCTGGGTCAATGACGAGACGACGCTGCGGACCTATGGGGCGAAGTCGGACGCCTATGCGGTGTTCGCGTCGATGCTGAAGGACGGCAATCCGCCGGATAGTTGGGATCGGCTGCTCCAAGCGAGCAGGGATCCGGAAGTGTTAAAGCGAACCGCAGAGATCATGAACAAGCCCGGCGAAGACAGCATGTGA
- a CDS encoding type II toxin-antitoxin system PrlF family antitoxin: MSHPVEELSTLSSKGQTTVPKSVRQALGLSEGDQIAFRVDETGVTLRRAEDARDDPAMAAFLAFLAKDIASHPAKLKTLSPATAKRIAKLTKGMVFDPDEPIEGDVDL, encoded by the coding sequence ATGTCCCACCCCGTCGAAGAACTCAGCACCCTCTCCTCCAAGGGCCAGACCACGGTCCCGAAGTCCGTACGCCAGGCGCTGGGCCTCAGCGAAGGCGATCAGATCGCGTTTCGGGTCGATGAGACCGGTGTCACGCTGCGGCGGGCGGAGGACGCGCGGGACGATCCGGCGATGGCGGCGTTTCTGGCCTTCCTGGCGAAGGACATCGCAAGCCACCCGGCCAAGCTCAAGACGCTGTCTCCCGCAACGGCCAAGCGCATCGCGAAGCTGACCAAGGGCATGGTGTTCGATCCCGACGAGCCCATCGAAGGCGACGTCGACCTCTGA
- a CDS encoding (2Fe-2S) ferredoxin domain-containing protein, translated as MSRVADGKALRKALKAELKRRGAAQHIKPPRLVQTGCLGICPKRAAVIAGATTLSRGEFLLAADAEAAIAAAGMLMPDR; from the coding sequence TTGTCGCGCGTGGCCGACGGCAAGGCGCTGCGCAAGGCGCTCAAGGCCGAGCTGAAGCGGCGCGGCGCCGCCCAGCACATCAAGCCGCCACGCCTGGTGCAGACCGGCTGTCTCGGCATCTGCCCGAAACGCGCCGCGGTGATCGCCGGCGCCACCACGCTTTCGCGGGGCGAGTTTCTGTTGGCGGCCGATGCCGAAGCCGCCATCGCCGCCGCCGGGATGCTGATGCCGGATCGCTGA
- the uvrB gene encoding excinuclease ABC subunit UvrB, with the protein MSSRGFSEAAQSEFATPTYGTKATIPELDPELARQLGFTTAEEDAEFARAPRNKMEGLGVQATAEALEALIRDGRPEFKGDDGGVKVWTPHRPPRPDKSEGGVRFVIKSEYEPKGDQPTAIKELVEGIQRNDRTQVLLGVTGSGKTYTMAKVIEATQRPAIILAPNKTLAAQLYGEFKSFFPDNAVEYFVSYYDYYQPEAYVPRTDTYIEKDSSINEQIDRMRHSATRALLERDDVIIVASVSCIYGIGSVETYTAMTFALKKGERIDQRQLIADLVALQYKRTQAEFTRGTFRVRGDVIDIFPAHYEDRAWRVNLFGDTIESIEEFDPLTGHKQDELEFCKIYANSHYVTPRPTLIQAMKSIKAELKWRLEQLHDQGRLLEAQRLEQRTTFDLEMMEATGSCAGIENYSRYLTGRRPGEPPPTLFEYVPDNALVFADESHVTVPQIGGMFKGDFRRKATLAEYGFRLPSCMDNRPLRFEEWDMMRPQSVAVSATPAAWELNESGGVFVEQVIRPTGLIDPPVDIRPARTQVDDLVGEVRATAAAGYRSLITVLTKRMAEDLTEYLHEQGVRVRYMHSDIDTIERIEIIRDLRLGAFDALVGINLLREGLDIPECALVAILDADKEGFLRSETSLIQTIGRAARNVDGRVILYADHVTGSMTRAIAETDRRREKQVEYNTEHNITPESIKKSIGDIMNSVYERDHVLVEIGGGTASWSDDVSSIGHNFEAVLGDLETRMREAAADLNFEEAARLRDEVKRLRATELAVVDDPTAKQRSVQSKAGSFKGAKQFGASANLPKQSDKRGGNNTPRAPSLLRGGSAAEGGRGGASAPSPLAGEGRGGGSATGSSKIHKPDLDEMGIATWHEVKPARGKKVERPRKPTLDEMGPGSESRIFQPKNSRESGPEFGPAPRSSGGAPGHRGGWKKR; encoded by the coding sequence GTGAGTTCGCGCGGTTTCTCCGAAGCCGCGCAATCCGAATTCGCCACGCCGACTTACGGCACCAAGGCGACGATCCCGGAGCTCGATCCGGAGCTGGCCAGGCAGCTCGGCTTCACCACCGCGGAGGAGGACGCCGAATTCGCCCGCGCGCCGCGCAACAAGATGGAAGGGCTCGGCGTCCAGGCCACCGCCGAGGCGTTGGAAGCGCTGATCCGCGACGGCCGCCCGGAATTCAAGGGCGACGACGGCGGCGTCAAGGTCTGGACTCCGCATCGCCCGCCGCGCCCGGACAAATCCGAAGGCGGCGTCCGCTTCGTGATCAAATCCGAATATGAGCCCAAGGGCGACCAGCCGACCGCCATCAAGGAACTGGTCGAGGGCATCCAGCGCAACGACCGCACGCAGGTGCTGCTCGGCGTCACCGGCTCAGGCAAGACCTACACGATGGCCAAGGTGATCGAGGCGACGCAGCGCCCGGCGATCATCCTGGCGCCGAACAAGACGCTGGCGGCGCAGCTCTATGGCGAGTTCAAGAGCTTCTTCCCCGACAACGCCGTGGAGTATTTCGTCTCCTATTACGATTACTACCAGCCCGAAGCCTATGTGCCGCGCACCGACACCTATATCGAGAAGGATTCCTCGATCAACGAACAGATCGACCGGATGCGGCATTCGGCGACGCGCGCGCTGCTGGAGCGCGACGACGTCATCATCGTCGCCTCGGTGAGCTGCATCTATGGTATCGGCTCGGTCGAGACCTATACGGCGATGACCTTCGCGCTGAAAAAGGGCGAGCGCATCGACCAGCGGCAGCTGATCGCCGATCTGGTGGCGCTGCAATACAAGCGCACCCAGGCGGAATTCACCCGCGGCACTTTCCGGGTGCGCGGCGACGTCATCGATATCTTTCCGGCGCATTACGAAGACCGGGCCTGGCGCGTCAATCTGTTCGGCGACACCATCGAGAGCATCGAGGAATTCGACCCGCTCACCGGCCACAAGCAGGACGAGCTGGAATTCTGCAAGATCTATGCGAATTCGCATTATGTGACGCCGCGGCCGACGCTGATCCAGGCGATGAAGTCGATCAAGGCCGAGCTGAAATGGCGGCTCGAGCAGCTGCACGATCAGGGCCGGCTGCTCGAAGCGCAGCGGCTGGAGCAGCGCACCACCTTCGATCTCGAAATGATGGAAGCCACCGGCTCCTGCGCCGGCATCGAAAACTATTCGCGCTATCTCACCGGCCGCCGCCCCGGCGAGCCGCCGCCGACTCTGTTCGAATATGTCCCCGACAACGCGCTGGTGTTCGCCGACGAAAGCCACGTCACCGTGCCGCAGATCGGCGGCATGTTCAAAGGCGATTTTCGACGCAAGGCGACACTTGCGGAATATGGATTTCGCTTGCCGTCCTGCATGGACAATCGGCCGCTGCGGTTCGAAGAATGGGACATGATGCGCCCGCAATCGGTCGCGGTGTCGGCGACGCCGGCGGCGTGGGAGCTGAATGAGAGCGGCGGCGTGTTCGTCGAGCAGGTGATTCGTCCGACCGGGCTGATCGACCCGCCGGTCGACATCAGGCCCGCAAGGACCCAGGTCGACGACCTGGTCGGCGAAGTCCGCGCCACCGCGGCGGCCGGCTATCGTTCGCTGATCACCGTGCTGACCAAGCGGATGGCCGAGGACCTGACGGAATATCTGCACGAACAGGGCGTCCGCGTCCGCTACATGCATAGCGACATCGACACTATCGAGCGGATCGAGATCATTCGCGATCTGCGCTTGGGCGCGTTCGACGCGCTGGTCGGCATCAATCTCTTGCGCGAGGGCCTCGACATTCCGGAATGCGCGCTGGTGGCAATCCTCGACGCCGACAAGGAAGGCTTTCTGCGCTCGGAGACTTCGCTGATCCAGACCATCGGCCGCGCCGCGCGAAACGTTGACGGCCGCGTCATCCTCTATGCCGATCACGTCACCGGCTCGATGACCCGCGCCATCGCCGAGACCGACCGCCGCCGCGAAAAGCAGGTCGAATATAATACCGAGCACAACATCACGCCGGAGAGCATCAAGAAGTCGATCGGCGACATTATGAACAGCGTCTATGAGCGCGACCACGTGCTGGTCGAGATCGGCGGCGGCACCGCGTCGTGGTCCGACGATGTCTCAAGCATCGGGCATAATTTCGAGGCGGTGCTGGGCGATCTCGAAACCAGGATGCGCGAGGCCGCGGCCGATCTGAATTTCGAGGAAGCAGCCAGGTTGCGCGACGAAGTCAAACGCCTGCGCGCCACTGAGCTCGCCGTAGTCGACGACCCCACCGCCAAACAACGCAGCGTGCAAAGCAAGGCCGGATCATTCAAGGGCGCCAAGCAGTTCGGCGCGAGCGCAAATCTGCCGAAGCAATCCGACAAACGCGGCGGCAACAACACCCCGCGCGCACCCTCCCTCTTGCGAGGAGGGTCGGCCGCCGAAGGCGGCCGGGGTGGGGCCTCTGCTCCCTCCCCCCTTGCGGGGGAGGGTCGGGGTGGGGGGTCGGCAACGGGATCGTCCAAAATCCACAAGCCCGACCTCGACGAAATGGGCATCGCCACCTGGCACGAGGTCAAACCCGCCCGCGGCAAAAAGGTCGAGCGCCCGCGCAAGCCGACGCTCGACGAAATGGGCCCGGGCAGCGAGAGCAGGATCTTTCAGCCGAAGAATTCGCGGGAGAGCGGGCCGGAATTCGGCCCGGCGCCACGAAGTAGCGGCGGCGCGCCGGGGCATCGGGGTGGGTGGAAGAAGAGGTAA
- a CDS encoding HigA family addiction module antitoxin codes for MARTRQLPPIPPGEILIEEFMKPNGISQNRLARDIDVNPARVNDIVHGRSAITAAVALRLAKYFGTTPELWMNLQASYDLRRARASDWPSIEPRVRVLAAE; via the coding sequence ATGGCCCGAACAAGACAACTGCCCCCCATTCCTCCCGGCGAAATCCTGATCGAGGAATTCATGAAGCCGAACGGGATCAGCCAGAACCGGCTGGCGCGCGACATCGACGTCAACCCGGCCCGCGTCAACGACATCGTGCACGGCCGCTCGGCCATCACCGCCGCCGTCGCGCTGCGGCTGGCAAAGTATTTCGGCACCACGCCAGAACTCTGGATGAACCTGCAGGCCTCCTACGACCTCCGCCGCGCGAGAGCCAGCGACTGGCCCAGCATCGAGCCGCGGGTGCGGGTGCTGGCGGCGGAGTAG
- a CDS encoding methyl-accepting chemotaxis protein, whose protein sequence is MKIGTLLTIAIASLSAAAGGLSVYLAATKYETMQKVTTAQERLALVRAVGDIPRYLNPERGFSTNLLFGPATIDPKARAELAEKYRKNTDGAVAKMNRIRASSVGALDDGADVASRIDALNARFKALRTAIDTTLDGPAETRRDAAKKIVADNSAFNAAVTALLAEQVRRIAALNGQAYRQASYANVAWTLRDIGGLNSSLHKNLVGANRVATEAERMAISRSQGAADQIQASLLELRGNPATPANVRAALDKMQETFVDRFGKELQLVKAGAVSGKYEHDTATYFAETQLGLATVIGVREAFYDNAEELLDTAYGNARFSFVVALGVLLAVAAASVAMVVMVRRRIIQPIVGITASMSRLASGDAAGEIPASDRRDEIGAMAAAVQVFKDNLITAERLGREQAAENDAKMRRAQMVDDLTRSFESRIGELVDGLSSSSAIMESTARSMSSTATTTDRQAGLVAGASEQTSSNVQMVASATEELTSSITEISRQVAQSAQISARAVEDARRTGDTAQSLAAGAQKIGDVVTLIQNIAAQTNLLALNATIEAARAGEAGRGFAVVASEVKSLAGQTAKATTEISEQVAAIQGASDETVTAIRNVLAVITEIEQIGGAIGAAIEQQGSATREIARNVQQAAHGTQEVNTNISGVQQAANQTGDAATQVLGAAEQLSQQSKDLASQVNRFLEDVRAA, encoded by the coding sequence ATGAAAATCGGTACGCTCCTGACCATCGCGATCGCCTCGCTCTCGGCCGCCGCTGGCGGCCTTTCGGTGTATCTGGCGGCGACGAAATACGAGACGATGCAAAAGGTCACCACCGCGCAGGAGCGGCTGGCGCTGGTGCGCGCCGTCGGCGACATTCCCCGCTATCTCAATCCGGAGCGCGGCTTCTCCACCAACCTTCTGTTCGGGCCCGCCACCATCGATCCCAAAGCCCGCGCCGAACTCGCCGAGAAATATCGCAAGAATACCGACGGAGCGGTCGCCAAGATGAACCGGATCAGGGCCAGTTCGGTCGGCGCGCTCGACGACGGCGCCGATGTCGCCAGCCGGATCGATGCGCTGAACGCGCGGTTCAAGGCGTTGCGCACGGCGATCGACACCACGCTCGACGGCCCGGCGGAGACCCGCCGCGACGCCGCCAAGAAAATTGTCGCCGACAATTCGGCCTTCAATGCCGCCGTCACCGCGCTGCTCGCCGAACAGGTCCGCCGGATCGCGGCGCTGAACGGCCAGGCCTACCGCCAGGCGTCCTACGCCAATGTGGCCTGGACGCTGCGCGACATCGGCGGCCTCAATTCTAGCCTGCACAAGAACCTGGTCGGCGCCAACCGGGTGGCGACCGAGGCGGAGCGGATGGCGATCAGCCGCTCGCAGGGCGCCGCCGACCAGATCCAGGCCTCGCTGCTGGAGCTGCGCGGCAATCCCGCCACCCCGGCCAATGTCCGGGCCGCGCTCGACAAGATGCAGGAGACCTTCGTCGATCGCTTCGGCAAGGAATTGCAGCTGGTCAAGGCCGGCGCAGTCAGCGGCAAATACGAGCACGACACCGCCACCTATTTCGCCGAGACCCAGCTCGGCCTCGCCACCGTGATCGGCGTCCGTGAGGCGTTTTACGACAATGCCGAGGAGCTGCTCGACACCGCTTACGGCAACGCGCGTTTCAGCTTCGTGGTCGCGCTCGGCGTGCTGCTGGCGGTCGCCGCCGCCAGCGTCGCCATGGTGGTGATGGTCCGTCGCCGCATCATCCAGCCGATCGTCGGCATCACCGCGTCGATGTCGCGGCTGGCCAGCGGCGACGCTGCCGGAGAAATTCCGGCCAGCGACCGTCGCGACGAAATCGGCGCGATGGCGGCCGCGGTCCAGGTGTTCAAGGACAATCTGATCACCGCCGAGAGGCTCGGCCGCGAGCAGGCGGCGGAGAACGACGCCAAGATGCGCCGCGCCCAGATGGTCGACGATCTGACCAGATCGTTCGAATCGCGGATCGGCGAGTTAGTCGACGGGCTGTCGTCTTCGTCCGCGATCATGGAGTCCACCGCGCGTTCGATGTCCTCGACCGCAACCACCACCGACCGCCAGGCCGGCCTCGTCGCCGGCGCCTCCGAACAGACCTCGTCGAATGTTCAGATGGTCGCCAGCGCGACCGAGGAACTGACGTCATCGATCACCGAGATCAGCCGTCAGGTGGCGCAATCGGCGCAGATCTCCGCCCGCGCCGTCGAGGACGCGCGCCGCACCGGCGACACCGCGCAGTCGCTCGCCGCCGGCGCGCAGAAGATCGGCGACGTGGTGACGCTGATTCAGAACATCGCCGCCCAGACCAACCTGCTGGCGCTGAACGCCACCATCGAGGCCGCCCGCGCCGGCGAAGCCGGCCGCGGCTTCGCCGTGGTCGCCTCGGAGGTGAAATCGCTGGCCGGCCAGACCGCCAAGGCCACCACCGAAATCTCCGAGCAGGTTGCCGCCATTCAGGGGGCCAGCGACGAGACCGTGACGGCGATCCGCAACGTGCTCGCGGTGATTACCGAGATCGAACAGATCGGCGGCGCGATCGGCGCGGCGATCGAGCAGCAGGGCTCGGCCACCAGGGAGATCGCCCGCAACGTCCAGCAGGCGGCGCACGGCACCCAGGAGGTCAACACCAACATCTCGGGCGTGCAGCAGGCCGCCAATCAGACCGGCGATGCCGCCACACAGGTGCTGGGGGCAGCCGAGCAATTGTCGCAGCAGTCGAAGGACCTCGCCAGCCAAGTCAATCGCTTCCTCGAAGACGTCCGCGCTGCTTGA
- a CDS encoding nuclear transport factor 2 family protein — MTEHSLWRFSRALHRALNERRIDELANLIDDNIDWAIYGPIDMFPFLGVRHGKAEVIEVCAQIGNTVRVQRFDRESIMLGVDSAASMMRYSLTALTSNKQISVRLALFAQFRDQRLTSMRMLLDTFDLVEQALGNPIDLPRLAG; from the coding sequence ATGACAGAGCACAGCCTCTGGCGTTTTTCGCGCGCGTTACATCGCGCGCTGAACGAACGCCGGATCGACGAACTCGCCAACCTTATCGACGACAATATTGATTGGGCGATCTATGGGCCGATCGACATGTTCCCATTCCTCGGCGTGCGCCACGGCAAGGCTGAAGTAATCGAGGTCTGCGCGCAGATCGGCAACACCGTGCGCGTGCAACGGTTCGATCGCGAATCGATCATGCTGGGAGTCGATTCGGCTGCCTCGATGATGCGCTATTCGCTGACCGCGCTGACCTCCAACAAGCAGATCAGCGTGCGGCTTGCGCTGTTCGCGCAGTTCAGGGACCAGCGCCTGACCAGCATGCGCATGCTGCTTGATACGTTCGATCTGGTCGAGCAGGCGCTCGGCAATCCGATCGACCTGCCGCGGCTCGCCGGCTAG